A stretch of DNA from Oryza brachyantha chromosome 4, ObraRS2, whole genome shotgun sequence:
CACCGTCCGTCTCGTGCCCGAAAATTTCATTTCgactcttaattaattatccaaTTGCATTGCGAGTGTAATATATCTTTTTCGGTATATGCAATAAGAGTATAGGAAATTACTGTACATCCACTTATGCTGGTTTTATTATGAGAGCATCAAGACCTTGTGCTCGGTGTTTGAAGGCTTCAAAGTCTCGTCTAACGATATTAGTATACTCCATTAGTCAGGGCACGCATGCATCAGTTTATTGAGCATTTCATTCCCACTTCCCAGTAACTCTAGATTTATAAACTTGAGTGGCCATATGCTGCCATCGTGCACTGCATCTTACGCAGCGGACCCAtcatttatatagatattctcccttagatttttttatttatttaatatgattgatttttatgtctatgtttgattgttcgttttatttaaatattttgtctaaatatataagattataagttatttttgaaattttttaataataaatcaaattgtaataaaatgtttattaattatacatatttttaaataaaacaaaagtcaacgacgtcaaataaatAGCACAGTTTATTATTGTTAAGTAGGCCATCCAGGTTGTTAGTTGGCCTTAAGCCCTTAAATTGGCCCAATTGGGAAAGTTTGATTGGTCCGTGATGTATTAGGTGGTCCAACCGTCAAACACTATTCCTTGAGCTTCCAGTGATCCGTTCACATGCCGCTGGGCTTTAGTAGGGCAACTGGTATTAGACCACGAGCTTTCTCATAAGAAAAAAGTTCACTAGAAGTCTCTCAACTTAATGTCAAGTACATCTTAGATTTCTTAACATCAAAATCAGAAATgtgtatctaaatttatataaatcgtTTAAAAAAGATCTCTCaggacttatttttttttgctcggTTTTGCTGACATGTCGTATAGTGGACCCCAcatatgtcatttttttttctctctttcctttcttttccctcgTAGACAGTAACATGTGTCATTAACAACATGCATCCTCCCATGCATATGGTACAAGAATTACTCTACTACACCACCCATTACACTAGTTAATAAGTAGCCTAGGTATAtagtatatacacatacatgcCACACATAGCAGGAGGCCGGACATATAGCTGGATAggatatgcatatgcatgcagtcCATCGACGTGATATTCGTATGAAGTTATTAACGTCGATCATAGGCCCGATCAATCgatgttaattaatataagagAGTGAAatgaggaggagaagagatgGAACAAATGATCCAGAGAGGAAAGAGCTTGTGGACAGGCGgttagaggaagaagaggacgCTGTGCCGTCTGCTGCGGATGTGCCCGtcgacgcctcctcctctgcccTCACGGTCACCGCTGTCTCCAATGCAATAGTAACCTTCTTCGGTGAACTTGGAGTCATCGTCTTTGGTGGTGCTGCCGCCGGTGAAATAATACTAGTGTCCGTCTCCGGtggagccgccgccggtgaagtAGCAGCCGTCTTTGGTGGCAAGGCGCAGCGCCCGAACGGTGAGCCAGCCTGCGtagcgtatatatatataatacatttgCATTGGACGTGTAAATGCATGGTTGGGTTAAGAAAAGTAACGATCGAGCAGGGGTAGGAGTGATGGAAGTGAACCTTGCAGTATGCTATGCTGTCGCAGCCGCACTGGAGACGGCCGTTCGCCACGTCCGTCGCCAACGGAGCTCCTCCGCCTCTGCTCCTCTGCACGTACGCATCTCTCGTCGGTCAGAGTCAGAGATGAAATAGAAAGCGCAAGCTCATCAAGAGATGGAGTAGATGCAAgtgttgtgttgtgttgtgtaGGACGACCATGTAGAAATCGACGGCGATGTAATTGGGCCAGCGGTTGGCGGAGGAGTCGTAGCAGGTCTTGAGCTTGGCGACGAGGGGCGCGGAGTTGTTGCCGCACGCCCAGAGCTGGCTGGGGTTGGTGCTGAAGAAGTTCATCAGGATCAGCGACTGCTTGGTGGAGTCCATCGCCCGCGACTCCGACCGCTTCGGGCACGACCCGCCCACCAGCCCATCGTTCCCGTCTGCACATCCGCATGAGTCATCCGTGTCCGTGTGCGAGAGGAAGACGAAGAGGGATACACGTAATATACACTGGGTTTCGAGGACGTAGTCCCATTCGTAGGccatgccgtcgccgtccttcCCCGGCTTGGACGAGAAGACGAGCACCCGATGGCTGTCGGCGATCATGTCCTTGAGCAGAGGccagtcgccgccgtccttggGCATCTTCGCCGGCGGGAACACGAACTTGCTCAGCCCTGACGCGCGCAGCACCTTGCCGACTGAACCCCGAGCAGCGTAGTCCTCCACGAACAGCGTTATCACTTCCGACGGGTTGGACTCCAGGAACAACGCAATCTCCTTTAGCACATCCACTGCACGTTGCTGATCGACGAGACCAAATTAAACAACCACGCCAAGATTGTATGCCAGattggaaataaaaaatggatcGGTGTCTGCCTGTCggttagttagttagttacATAGGCAGCGAAGTTGTAGCATTTCCCGGCGAAGGAATGGCACAGCCACACATCGTTCTGGAAGTCATATGCGTCCAGCATCAGGCCCCTCACGCCGTTCTGCAATGCACTAGTAACATTCTCAGATGACATCCTCGTCGTTtgcgacatatttataaaaaaaataataatttataaataaaacccgtatatatatatatatatatatatatatatatatatatatatatatatatatatatatatatatatatatatatatatattacccGTGCTTCGCCACGGGGATAAAAGtaaccattttatttaaaattttattaaaatacatgacatatatatgttatagtTATAGAcagttgaattttttaaaaacatatactccatatctattttaataaataatattgctAACTTTTTGACagacgtttaaccattcgtcttattcaaaaaacttacataactatcatttactttttaatagatttattactaaatatatattaattataactaacatttttttcatatttgtaaaaaaatttggacgATTAAACTCACATCAAAACGTTAAC
This window harbors:
- the LOC102716779 gene encoding PI-PLC X domain-containing protein At5g67130-like, whose protein sequence is MNHQCNPIQAKPAMGGATLLPLLLAAAAIAAEAEAGALVGDKCEASGCGAGMRCASCSPLPGSGPPVCSRTTPLDPKQHRGTELPFNRYTWLTTHNSFAIVGSASRTGAPIIAPPNQEDSITSQLKNGVRGLMLDAYDFQNDVWLCHSFAGKCYNFAAYQRAVDVLKEIALFLESNPSEVITLFVEDYAARGSVGKVLRASGLSKFVFPPAKMPKDGGDWPLLKDMIADSHRVLVFSSKPGKDGDGMAYEWDYVLETQYGNDGLVGGSCPKRSESRAMDSTKQSLILMNFFSTNPSQLWACGNNSAPLVAKLKTCYDSSANRWPNYIAVDFYMRSRGGGAPLATDVANGRLQCGCDSIAYCKAGSPFGRCALPPKTAATSPAAAPPETDTSIISPAAAPPKTMTPSSPKKVTIALETAVTVRAEEEASTGTSAADGTASSSSSNRLSTSSFLSGSFVPSLLLLISLSYIN